One genomic window of Candidatus Kuenenia stuttgartiensis includes the following:
- a CDS encoding MXAN_5808 family serine peptidase, translating to MRLKHPFKYVLIIIIISISSISGFFVVFNKTFGLEPHFENLSVKEDTEYKFRLPGIVLSYINRLYVDPDRIDNVEMVKGALDWQERVIPEVLVDYSEEKKINTVTVDTVSKTFDLSEVHRSKDVFKVLQDALDFINKHREENASLTASDVEYTAINGMLTQLDPHSIILPPKQFTEFKIGTTGKFGGLGMVVGIRDGVLTVISPIEGTPAAVAGIKAGDKIVEIDGESTVDMDLTESVGKLRGDQGSTVTLSILKHKAVETKLFALKREIIVIPTVESASIEGGYGYVRIRNFQDDTSQRLNEQLKQLNKNNDKMKGLILDLRNNSGGLLDQAIKVSDKFLESGSIVVTVGPGGHPREVIDAKKTDTDEELYPIVVLVDAGSASGAEIVAGALKENNRAIIVGDRTFGKGSVQQLIELMDGSALKLTIAKYLTPLFTDIQSFGITPDIQLVPVTVEKDNINLFHGITAIREEDLKKHLDDHHKDAFPFATLKYFHEIKEKKEDAVAGKEAEVEPAEDEDPYKLPDFDKDFHIVFARKLLANTSTWKKEEGFLQNSLSVIDAISEEEEKKIAQALDSLSIDWSEGINEGASATNVTFLTNPINKRVKAGEKITLTVTIENTGDKPLYQLRGISSSKNGLYDKHEFIFGKIGKGSKKTYTKTIEIPKNSLDREDEITIKFEELNKNNPADLNLTVAIEALPQPLFAFSYQILDQATNSSGKNNGDGLINKGENINLLVMVKNMGNGISEKTVVTLRNLSDKEVFVEKGRVEIGQLNPGEIKEAELTFNVKETIASNEFNVDIIISDSIFGAFLSNTLKFSVVAGVPQKLTASSKLLKINKNHIPLYGGMSFDTPVLSMMNEGTILKSDVSNADWYRAELPNNRYGWVSAKDVTAVNNDAGKSSDELEMFIQRIPPTISLDGVPNILFGEEELSISALVKDDTHVKHAYVLINNDKIFFKSNKHVSPRQQSSLKIDTKHSLKEGPNVITIIARDDHDLVSIKSFVATKGITVAKGM from the coding sequence ATGAGATTAAAGCATCCGTTTAAGTATGTGTTAATAATAATTATAATTTCTATATCTTCCATTTCCGGTTTTTTTGTTGTTTTCAATAAAACATTTGGTCTGGAACCCCATTTTGAAAATCTGTCAGTAAAAGAAGATACTGAATATAAATTTCGCCTTCCCGGAATTGTACTTTCCTATATTAACCGCCTGTATGTTGACCCTGACCGTATTGATAATGTTGAAATGGTTAAGGGAGCTCTTGATTGGCAGGAAAGAGTCATACCTGAAGTCTTGGTAGACTACTCTGAGGAGAAGAAGATAAACACCGTTACGGTTGACACTGTTTCAAAGACATTTGATTTGTCAGAAGTTCACCGGTCCAAGGATGTTTTCAAAGTGCTGCAGGATGCCCTGGATTTTATCAATAAGCATCGGGAAGAGAACGCATCACTTACCGCCAGCGATGTGGAATATACGGCAATCAACGGCATGTTGACGCAGCTTGACCCGCATTCCATTATCTTACCGCCAAAACAATTTACCGAATTTAAGATTGGCACTACCGGCAAGTTCGGAGGACTCGGCATGGTGGTAGGAATAAGAGATGGCGTTCTGACGGTAATTTCTCCCATTGAAGGAACCCCTGCTGCAGTGGCAGGAATAAAGGCAGGAGATAAAATTGTGGAAATTGATGGAGAATCGACCGTAGATATGGACCTTACCGAATCTGTTGGGAAACTGCGTGGTGATCAGGGTTCAACCGTCACACTTTCCATTTTAAAACATAAAGCAGTAGAGACAAAACTTTTTGCCCTCAAACGGGAAATAATAGTAATTCCTACGGTAGAATCCGCATCTATTGAAGGAGGTTATGGCTATGTAAGAATCAGGAATTTTCAGGATGATACCTCTCAGCGCCTTAATGAGCAGTTAAAACAATTAAACAAAAACAATGATAAAATGAAAGGACTCATTCTCGATTTGCGGAACAATTCGGGTGGTTTGTTAGACCAGGCAATCAAGGTGTCTGACAAATTTCTGGAAAGTGGCTCTATTGTTGTTACCGTTGGGCCTGGAGGCCATCCCAGAGAAGTGATCGATGCAAAAAAAACGGATACTGACGAGGAACTGTACCCCATAGTGGTGCTTGTCGATGCAGGAAGCGCCTCAGGGGCTGAAATTGTTGCCGGCGCTCTAAAGGAAAATAACCGTGCGATAATCGTCGGAGACAGAACATTTGGCAAGGGGTCTGTCCAGCAGCTTATAGAGTTAATGGACGGTTCGGCGCTAAAATTAACCATCGCAAAATATCTTACCCCTCTTTTTACCGACATTCAATCTTTTGGCATTACACCGGACATACAGCTTGTTCCGGTGACCGTAGAAAAGGACAACATCAATCTTTTTCATGGCATCACGGCAATCAGGGAAGAAGATCTGAAAAAACATTTGGACGACCACCACAAAGATGCATTTCCCTTTGCTACCCTTAAGTACTTCCATGAAATAAAGGAAAAAAAAGAGGACGCGGTTGCCGGGAAAGAGGCGGAGGTGGAACCTGCGGAAGACGAAGACCCTTACAAACTGCCTGATTTTGATAAAGATTTCCATATTGTCTTCGCCAGAAAATTACTGGCAAACACTTCTACATGGAAAAAAGAGGAAGGTTTTCTGCAAAATTCTCTTTCAGTAATTGACGCAATTTCCGAAGAGGAAGAAAAGAAAATAGCACAGGCGCTTGATAGCTTGAGTATTGACTGGTCTGAAGGGATAAATGAAGGGGCATCCGCAACAAATGTTACTTTTTTAACAAACCCCATTAATAAACGGGTAAAGGCCGGAGAAAAAATTACGCTTACGGTAACTATTGAAAACACGGGGGATAAACCTCTCTATCAATTGCGCGGAATTTCTTCCAGCAAAAACGGTCTGTACGATAAACATGAATTTATTTTTGGTAAAATAGGCAAAGGAAGTAAAAAGACGTACACCAAAACGATAGAAATACCAAAAAATTCACTTGATCGGGAAGATGAAATTACTATTAAATTTGAAGAGTTAAATAAAAACAACCCGGCAGATCTTAATTTAACTGTGGCAATAGAGGCATTGCCTCAGCCGCTTTTTGCCTTTTCTTATCAGATTTTAGATCAGGCAACAAACTCTTCAGGCAAAAATAACGGTGATGGATTAATAAACAAAGGCGAAAATATTAATCTCCTTGTCATGGTAAAAAACATGGGAAATGGGATTTCCGAAAAAACGGTTGTTACCCTCAGAAATTTGAGTGACAAAGAGGTGTTTGTAGAAAAAGGCAGGGTTGAAATTGGTCAATTAAATCCGGGAGAAATCAAGGAGGCGGAATTAACTTTTAACGTCAAAGAAACAATTGCTTCTAATGAATTTAATGTGGATATTATTATTTCCGACTCTATCTTCGGCGCTTTTTTAAGTAATACATTAAAATTCTCCGTGGTTGCCGGTGTCCCCCAAAAGCTGACGGCCAGTTCCAAACTTTTGAAGATAAACAAAAACCATATTCCACTGTATGGTGGAATGTCATTTGACACCCCTGTTTTATCAATGATGAACGAGGGCACAATTCTCAAGTCTGACGTCAGCAACGCTGATTGGTACAGGGCGGAACTTCCTAATAATAGATACGGATGGGTTTCTGCAAAGGACGTAACTGCGGTAAATAATGATGCCGGAAAATCATCCGACGAACTCGAAATGTTTATACAGCGAATCCCCCCCACCATTTCTCTGGATGGCGTGCCAAACATTTTATTTGGCGAGGAAGAATTATCCATTTCTGCACTTGTAAAAGACGATACCCACGTAAAACATGCTTATGTACTGATAAACAATGATAAAATCTTTTTCAAATCAAACAAACATGTAAGCCCAAGACAACAATCGTCATTGAAGATTGATACAAAACATTCGTTAAAAGAAGGTCCAAACGTGATTACTATCATCGCCCGCGATGATCATGATCTGGTAAGCATAAAATCATTTGTAGCAACAAAGGGCATAACGGTAGCAAAAGGCATGTAA
- a CDS encoding SurA N-terminal domain-containing protein, whose protein sequence is MVSTSWLQKNKKIVYIIMIFAVSVWGISFSAMELIPKKPIAKVLGRKITQDEFTEMAIRWQRLFFPQTQESIIPIVWKQFLMVEKANQMGLMITSPEVEDGLRRIAFQVFGQTPELEKRRLMQFLCNTFKLTPDQIQRTIREALLVEKLESLLRSSTKVTSEELWYRFSLENEQVKLKIMALKASDFADTVQVNEEELIAFYNKYKNKEYDAHSGTPGYMLPEMVKIECLIAKFDDMQALVDVTKEDIKKYYEDNKETQYKIDPAEITTEESSVPEDKTETMSEGDTKEKDLSHVYKSYDAVKDEIRKILAGQMAREKASEVIHKVDEEIYATIDKEDRPNFSDLAVKYKLTRTIPAGKESKREFLAESDLWEIFPGSDKISKVAFDREKFEPSMPLEFVEGFVIFQVIDKKYPAPAPFEEIKNKVLRDITIEKGLQKSIEIAEKYTSGSNSATAFEDIVKLIAGEYSQKDFLVCETDYIKRPMKLFDRDSRYIEALDADRPNLTNKAFELKPGEVAFAVETLDEKACYIISVIERKPADTALFEKTRENVMKRFLYEKQEAFLTAWKADMNKQMEIYTKFQ, encoded by the coding sequence ATGGTATCCACTTCCTGGCTACAAAAGAATAAAAAAATCGTTTATATCATAATGATATTTGCCGTTTCTGTTTGGGGCATAAGCTTTTCCGCGATGGAATTAATTCCCAAAAAACCTATCGCCAAAGTATTGGGAAGGAAGATTACACAGGATGAGTTTACCGAAATGGCAATCAGGTGGCAGAGGTTGTTTTTCCCTCAAACGCAGGAATCAATTATCCCTATAGTCTGGAAGCAGTTTCTGATGGTTGAAAAGGCAAATCAAATGGGATTAATGATAACAAGCCCTGAAGTTGAAGACGGTTTACGGAGAATTGCTTTTCAGGTTTTCGGGCAAACTCCTGAGCTTGAAAAAAGAAGACTAATGCAGTTTCTGTGTAATACTTTTAAACTTACTCCGGATCAAATACAACGTACTATCAGGGAAGCCCTGCTGGTTGAAAAGCTGGAATCTCTGTTGCGTTCATCCACAAAAGTAACAAGTGAGGAACTTTGGTACCGGTTTTCTCTGGAAAACGAGCAGGTAAAGTTAAAAATCATGGCATTAAAGGCGAGTGATTTTGCCGATACCGTTCAGGTAAATGAAGAAGAGCTAATAGCGTTTTATAATAAATACAAGAACAAAGAATATGATGCACACAGTGGAACTCCAGGCTACATGCTTCCTGAAATGGTAAAGATTGAATGCCTTATTGCTAAATTTGACGATATGCAGGCGCTTGTTGATGTTACGAAGGAAGATATAAAGAAGTATTATGAGGATAATAAGGAAACGCAATATAAAATCGATCCCGCAGAAATAACAACCGAAGAATCTTCTGTTCCTGAGGATAAAACGGAGACAATGTCAGAAGGCGACACAAAGGAAAAGGACCTTAGCCACGTTTACAAATCGTATGATGCGGTAAAGGATGAAATTCGGAAAATACTTGCAGGACAAATGGCAAGGGAAAAAGCATCAGAGGTGATACATAAGGTGGATGAGGAAATTTACGCAACAATAGACAAGGAAGACCGCCCGAATTTCAGCGATCTTGCCGTAAAATATAAATTAACCCGCACCATTCCTGCCGGAAAAGAATCGAAGCGCGAGTTTCTTGCAGAAAGCGATTTGTGGGAAATCTTCCCGGGGTCTGATAAGATTTCGAAGGTTGCTTTTGACAGGGAAAAATTTGAACCATCTATGCCGCTGGAGTTTGTTGAGGGGTTTGTTATTTTTCAGGTAATCGATAAGAAATATCCCGCTCCTGCCCCATTTGAGGAGATCAAAAATAAAGTTTTACGGGACATTACAATAGAAAAGGGATTGCAAAAATCGATAGAAATCGCAGAAAAATACACAAGTGGTTCCAATTCAGCCACTGCGTTTGAAGATATTGTAAAATTAATTGCTGGTGAGTATAGTCAAAAAGATTTTCTGGTATGTGAAACTGATTACATCAAGCGTCCTATGAAACTTTTTGACAGGGATTCGCGATATATAGAGGCGCTTGATGCAGACCGCCCTAACCTCACAAATAAGGCCTTTGAATTAAAACCGGGCGAAGTGGCCTTTGCTGTAGAAACTCTTGATGAAAAGGCGTGTTACATAATAAGTGTAATAGAGAGAAAACCTGCCGATACCGCTCTTTTTGAAAAAACCAGGGAAAACGTCATGAAAAGGTTTTTGTACGAAAAACAGGAGGCCTTTTTGACCGCATGGAAAGCCGACATGAACAAACAGATGGAAATTTACACAAAATTTCAATAG
- a CDS encoding bifunctional riboflavin kinase/FAD synthetase gives MEKIYRISEFKGKIHNPVVTLGVFDGVHRGHQKIIEYTKSLASKKSGDSVIITFDVHPRVLLENKTPFFITSLSHRLVLFERLGVDYTLILPFNDSLAQTNAKDFIENILVKELDSKCIVLGFNCHFGKNRSGNIKLVKELAGKYHYEAHECPPETYKGQVISSTVIRKAIQEGALEKAEAMLGRPVSVLGTVVRKSGRGVTMGYPTANLDLHHEIRPPQGVYATKVCWKEREYLALTNIGSRPTFFKESLSSEDETMEIETHILDFHESIYGKNLEVQFLFRIRDEIPFGSIEALKQQIEKDKEMLLKKMLSGALTK, from the coding sequence TTGGAAAAGATTTACCGTATAAGCGAATTTAAAGGAAAAATTCATAATCCGGTAGTTACACTTGGTGTTTTTGACGGCGTACATCGTGGACATCAGAAAATTATTGAATACACAAAAAGTTTAGCCTCTAAAAAGAGCGGAGACTCTGTCATTATCACCTTTGACGTACACCCAAGAGTTCTTTTGGAAAACAAAACCCCTTTTTTCATCACTTCCCTGTCGCATCGTTTGGTATTGTTTGAAAGGCTGGGTGTTGATTATACGTTAATATTGCCATTTAACGATTCCCTTGCACAAACAAACGCAAAAGATTTTATAGAAAACATACTCGTAAAAGAGTTAGATTCAAAATGCATAGTGCTTGGTTTTAATTGCCATTTTGGAAAGAATAGAAGCGGGAATATCAAACTCGTAAAGGAATTGGCGGGCAAATACCATTATGAAGCACACGAATGCCCACCGGAAACCTATAAGGGGCAGGTTATCAGCAGCACTGTTATCCGTAAAGCCATTCAGGAAGGCGCATTAGAGAAGGCGGAAGCCATGCTTGGAAGGCCTGTCTCTGTTTTAGGCACTGTCGTAAGAAAATCCGGCAGAGGCGTAACTATGGGATATCCCACCGCAAATCTGGATTTGCACCACGAAATCAGGCCACCACAAGGCGTATACGCCACAAAGGTATGCTGGAAGGAAAGGGAATATCTGGCATTGACCAATATCGGCTCCAGGCCTACTTTTTTCAAAGAGTCCTTATCAAGCGAAGACGAAACCATGGAGATAGAGACACACATACTGGATTTTCACGAATCAATTTACGGAAAAAACCTTGAAGTGCAGTTTCTCTTCAGGATCAGAGACGAAATACCCTTCGGTTCCATTGAAGCATTAAAACAGCAAATAGAAAAAGATAAAGAAATGTTGTTGAAAAAGATGCTCTCTGGAGCCTTGACGAAATAG
- a CDS encoding IS630 family transposase encodes MNPFLSEKTRIEFKKAHKKEPHRRHADRIKAILLLDSGWSYEEVAEALLLDDQTIRNYEKLYKDKGFDGLLSDNYIGCVPKLTCEQEEQLKDHIRKNNYSAAKEIVEYVKQTFNKIYTPEGMVHTLDRLGFTYKKTTIVPGKANPEKQKEFVEKYKQLKEEKAPGDKILFMDGVHPQHNSTSAYCWIEKGKKKEIPSNTGRKRINLNGAIDIETFEVTIREDESINAQSTIKLFHEIESRYAQAGTIYIISDNAKYYRSKLVKEYLANSRIKIKFLPSYSPNLNLIERLWKFFRKKILYNKYYDTYEKFKNKCLSFFKNINEYTDELSTLLTENFQIIGEQISKT; translated from the coding sequence ATGAATCCATTTCTCAGTGAAAAAACCCGAATAGAATTTAAAAAAGCACATAAGAAAGAGCCTCATAGACGTCATGCCGACCGAATCAAAGCTATACTTCTTCTTGATTCAGGATGGAGTTATGAAGAAGTAGCAGAGGCGCTCTTGTTAGACGATCAAACAATCAGGAATTACGAAAAACTATACAAAGATAAAGGTTTTGACGGGCTTTTATCTGACAATTATATTGGCTGTGTGCCAAAACTCACCTGCGAACAAGAAGAACAATTAAAAGATCATATCAGGAAAAACAACTATAGCGCGGCAAAAGAAATTGTTGAATATGTAAAACAGACATTCAATAAAATCTATACACCCGAAGGAATGGTACATACCCTCGATAGATTAGGCTTTACTTACAAGAAAACTACAATAGTTCCAGGCAAAGCAAACCCTGAAAAACAAAAAGAATTTGTCGAAAAATACAAACAACTCAAAGAAGAGAAAGCCCCCGGAGATAAGATACTTTTTATGGATGGAGTTCATCCACAGCACAATTCTACGTCTGCATATTGCTGGATAGAGAAAGGCAAAAAGAAGGAAATACCCTCTAATACCGGCAGGAAAAGAATAAATTTAAACGGTGCTATTGACATAGAAACCTTTGAAGTAACAATCCGGGAAGATGAAAGCATCAATGCTCAATCAACAATAAAGCTTTTCCATGAAATAGAGTCAAGGTATGCTCAAGCCGGTACTATTTACATAATCTCTGATAATGCTAAATATTACAGGTCTAAGTTGGTCAAAGAATACCTTGCAAATTCGAGAATAAAGATCAAATTTCTCCCTTCCTATTCACCCAATTTAAATCTCATTGAAAGATTATGGAAATTCTTTCGCAAAAAAATATTGTATAACAAGTATTATGATACTTATGAGAAGTTTAAAAACAAATGTTTAAGTTTTTTCAAAAATATTAACGAGTATACAGATGAATTGTCTACTCTTTTAACTGAAAATTTTCAAATTATTGGCGAGCAAATTTCGAAAACCTGA
- a CDS encoding nicotinate phosphoribosyltransferase, whose product MFILNSLKDRCKSYCPNAFFNWCKNTDKSFFPSISMKEPKSLFLSEDSLGIVTDFYQLTMAAGYFEHGMHDIATFEFYIRHLPENRSYIITAGLEQVLHYLTHIRFSPEAIRFIRKQPAFSHVGDAFFAYLKKFAFSGDVFAVPEGTIVFAEEPILRVTAPIIEAQIVETYLLSTINFQSSIATKASRVVYASRGRDVIDFGTRRAHGPQAGILAARACFIGGCKSTSNVFAAYELDIPPAGTIAHSWVMVFENEAESFRKYHETFPDDTALLIDTYDTLVGAKHAAAIGEKLKGVRIDSGNLLELSKEVRKILNSQRMHHVKIIASGDLNEERIDDLLRNGAPIDSFGVGTEMVTSKDAPALGGIYKLVEQEHDGKPVPKMKFSKDKLTYPYKKQVYRRTDKDTHFVEDIIGLENEQGDAIPLLIQVVKGGEICYALPALQEIQNNALCNIVKLPEPYKRLRNAETYPVKKSQALEAKKREAEQLLRRNN is encoded by the coding sequence TTGTTTATACTTAACTCTTTGAAAGATCGGTGCAAATCTTACTGTCCGAATGCCTTTTTTAACTGGTGTAAAAATACGGACAAATCCTTTTTCCCTTCCATATCCATGAAAGAACCAAAATCCCTTTTTCTCTCCGAAGACTCACTTGGTATTGTTACTGATTTTTATCAGCTTACTATGGCTGCCGGATATTTTGAACACGGCATGCATGATATTGCCACGTTTGAATTTTATATTCGCCACCTGCCGGAAAATCGCAGTTACATAATTACCGCAGGACTAGAACAGGTGCTTCACTACCTAACCCATATCCGGTTTTCACCTGAAGCTATCCGGTTTATCAGGAAACAACCGGCTTTCAGTCATGTAGGTGATGCATTTTTTGCATATTTGAAAAAATTTGCCTTTAGCGGCGATGTATTTGCCGTTCCTGAAGGGACGATTGTATTTGCGGAAGAACCTATACTTAGGGTAACAGCCCCCATAATTGAGGCGCAAATTGTCGAAACATATCTGCTTTCCACCATTAATTTTCAGAGTTCCATTGCAACAAAGGCGTCGAGAGTCGTCTATGCTTCCCGAGGGCGTGATGTTATTGATTTTGGAACACGCCGCGCCCATGGTCCGCAGGCAGGCATCCTTGCAGCCCGCGCTTGTTTTATCGGAGGATGTAAAAGCACCTCTAACGTTTTTGCAGCATATGAGCTGGATATTCCCCCTGCCGGTACAATTGCCCACTCATGGGTAATGGTTTTTGAAAACGAAGCGGAGTCGTTTCGTAAATATCATGAGACATTTCCTGATGATACGGCGCTCCTTATTGATACCTATGACACACTCGTCGGGGCGAAACATGCCGCCGCTATAGGTGAAAAACTGAAAGGAGTACGTATCGATAGTGGAAACTTATTGGAACTAAGCAAAGAAGTAAGAAAAATATTGAATAGTCAAAGGATGCATCATGTTAAAATAATTGCAAGCGGCGATCTCAATGAGGAACGTATTGACGACTTGCTAAGAAATGGGGCTCCTATTGATTCCTTTGGCGTGGGCACTGAAATGGTAACGTCAAAGGATGCGCCTGCATTGGGAGGAATTTATAAACTGGTCGAACAGGAACATGACGGAAAGCCTGTCCCTAAAATGAAGTTCAGCAAAGATAAGCTTACTTATCCGTACAAAAAACAAGTCTACCGTCGTACAGACAAAGATACTCATTTTGTTGAGGATATAATAGGGCTTGAAAATGAGCAGGGAGACGCCATTCCTCTTTTAATACAGGTGGTAAAGGGTGGCGAAATATGTTATGCCCTGCCTGCTTTACAGGAGATTCAAAATAATGCACTGTGTAATATTGTCAAATTGCCGGAGCCATACAAACGTCTTAGAAATGCTGAAACCTATCCTGTTAAAAAAAGTCAGGCATTAGAAGCAAAAAAACGAGAGGCAGAGCAACTCCTGAGAAGGAATAACTGA
- a CDS encoding NAD+ synthase: MKVALAQINTVVGDFENNVRKICSFIEQAKRKHADLVVFPELAVTGYPPKDFLDIPAFVGHNLKALRDITQQVSGIAAIVGFVDRNRQSYGKLVHNAAAFIQDRQIVSVHHKSLLPTYDVFDESRYFESACSIAPVQFNNYTLGISICEDIWNDEEFWMRPLYETDPIEKLISKGANVIINISASPFTVEKHESIRLRMLTHDAKKYKVPFIYVNQIGGNDELVFDGSSAVINAQGKRIAQAAAFGEDLIVVDLENTATQVVPQTFTPIETVQKALLLGLRDYVVKCGFEKVIIGLSGGIDSAVTAALAVEALGSENVMGIIMPSQFSSQGSVDDAVQLSKNLAIDYRIFPIKDLFDGYQTILREEFRGLPFDIAEENLQARIRGNIIMTLSNKYGYLVLSTGNKSEMAIGYCTLYGDMNGGLALISDVPKTMVYELAKYMNREKEIIPQETLSKPPSAELRPNQLDQDSLPPYDILDSILKAYIEEAKCIEEIVRMGFDETTVRDVIQKVNRNEYKRRQAAPGIKVTSKAFGSGRRMPIAHKFTGE, translated from the coding sequence ATGAAAGTAGCGCTGGCACAAATTAATACTGTCGTTGGTGACTTTGAAAACAATGTACGGAAAATATGTTCATTCATAGAACAGGCAAAAAGGAAACATGCAGACCTTGTTGTTTTCCCCGAACTTGCAGTTACTGGTTATCCGCCGAAGGATTTTCTTGATATTCCTGCCTTTGTAGGCCACAATTTGAAGGCGTTAAGGGACATAACTCAACAGGTATCAGGTATTGCCGCTATTGTGGGATTCGTTGACAGAAACAGGCAATCATACGGCAAACTCGTCCATAATGCAGCCGCATTTATTCAAGACAGACAAATTGTGTCGGTGCACCACAAGTCGCTTCTCCCGACATACGATGTTTTTGACGAATCCCGCTATTTTGAATCTGCATGTTCCATCGCCCCAGTCCAGTTTAATAACTATACGCTTGGAATATCTATTTGTGAGGATATATGGAACGATGAAGAATTCTGGATGCGTCCACTTTATGAAACTGACCCCATTGAAAAGCTCATATCGAAGGGTGCGAATGTTATTATCAATATTTCCGCATCTCCTTTTACGGTTGAGAAGCACGAATCAATACGGCTGAGGATGCTTACGCATGATGCAAAGAAGTACAAAGTCCCTTTCATTTACGTAAATCAGATCGGAGGCAATGATGAACTTGTTTTTGATGGGAGCAGTGCTGTTATCAATGCGCAAGGCAAGCGTATTGCTCAGGCAGCGGCATTCGGGGAAGATTTAATTGTCGTTGACCTTGAAAATACCGCAACACAGGTTGTCCCGCAGACCTTTACTCCAATCGAAACAGTTCAAAAAGCACTTCTTCTTGGGCTTCGGGATTATGTCGTAAAATGTGGTTTTGAGAAGGTGATTATTGGGTTAAGCGGCGGTATAGATTCCGCAGTAACCGCTGCCCTTGCCGTAGAAGCGCTGGGAAGCGAAAATGTAATGGGCATAATTATGCCATCTCAATTTTCTTCACAGGGCAGCGTTGATGATGCGGTGCAGCTTTCAAAAAATCTTGCCATTGACTACAGAATCTTTCCCATTAAAGATCTGTTTGATGGTTACCAAACGATCCTGCGTGAAGAATTCAGGGGGCTGCCTTTCGATATAGCGGAAGAGAATTTACAGGCGCGAATCCGCGGAAATATTATCATGACCTTGTCTAATAAGTACGGGTATCTGGTGCTTTCTACGGGAAACAAATCTGAGATGGCGATAGGGTATTGTACATTGTACGGAGATATGAACGGGGGGCTTGCGCTCATTTCAGACGTGCCAAAAACGATGGTGTATGAATTGGCTAAATACATGAACCGGGAAAAGGAGATAATACCGCAGGAAACACTGTCCAAACCACCTTCGGCGGAATTAAGACCAAACCAGCTCGATCAGGACAGCCTGCCTCCTTACGATATTCTCGATAGTATATTAAAGGCATACATTGAAGAAGCTAAATGTATAGAAGAAATTGTACGTATGGGGTTTGATGAAACAACCGTACGTGACGTTATTCAAAAAGTAAACAGAAATGAATACAAAAGGCGTCAGGCTGCGCCGGGGATAAAAGTAACGTCAAAGGCATTCGGCTCCGGCAGACGCATGCCAATAGCACATAAATTTACCGGCGAGTAA
- a CDS encoding paraquat-inducible protein A — protein MIVIALGLLIAGLNLPTLKLTKVIFFTNTYSIWDGVWELWKSNHIGLAVIIFFFSIMFPCVKLIGLLFVWFVPLEPEGRKRFLYWSGILGKWSMLDVFIVAILVILIKTRDIADANAQIGIYFFACAIMLSIAATMMIEKMVTLKDGTTE, from the coding sequence ATGATAGTGATAGCATTGGGACTCCTCATTGCAGGGCTGAACCTTCCAACACTCAAGCTGACAAAAGTAATTTTCTTCACAAATACGTATTCTATTTGGGATGGTGTGTGGGAATTATGGAAGTCGAACCACATCGGTCTGGCAGTAATAATCTTCTTTTTTTCCATCATGTTTCCCTGTGTAAAACTTATTGGCCTACTTTTTGTTTGGTTCGTACCATTAGAACCGGAAGGGAGAAAACGTTTTCTTTACTGGTCAGGTATTTTAGGAAAATGGTCTATGCTTGATGTTTTCATCGTAGCAATACTCGTCATACTGATCAAGACCAGGGATATCGCAGATGCCAACGCGCAGATAGGTATTTATTTTTTTGCCTGTGCAATTATGCTTTCTATCGCGGCTACAATGATGATAGAAAAGATGGTAACTTTAAAAGACGGCACAACTGAATAG
- a CDS encoding ribbon-helix-helix protein, CopG family: protein MGVISLRLKEKDLERIEELSRQEHKDKSTIARELLEYGWEFLMVRYYKEGKLSQEGLSKKLDISISEAIDVLAKLGIETPIEYGRLPERI, encoded by the coding sequence GTGGGAGTAATAAGCCTGAGATTAAAAGAGAAAGATTTGGAGAGGATTGAAGAACTTTCCAGGCAGGAACATAAGGATAAATCAACAATAGCGAGAGAGCTTCTTGAATACGGTTGGGAATTTTTAATGGTAAGATATTACAAAGAAGGCAAGCTTTCGCAAGAGGGATTATCCAAAAAACTTGATATTTCAATAAGTGAAGCAATCGATGTATTGGCCAAGCTCGGAATAGAAACACCAATAGAGTACGGAAGACTACCTGAAAGGATTTGA